One Streptomyces sp. L2 genomic window carries:
- a CDS encoding DUF2510 domain-containing protein — protein sequence MTQVTPPGWYADPGQTNDGPPTERWWDGKAWTDQTRPAGSAAAWGPPGQPPAYGAPAAPSAYGAYPGYGYPAQPPAGPRRGLRIGIAVAAAVAVLASIGVGAYALTHDDGGKDRATSRQQRPDGPGGDSGGSGGDSGGPGGDSPSPAPSEAPKVKGGGTVQDPFNGISMPVPEGWTGQTIRGGAAITSDHAYKCPGAASQQCTPGGAYSAPALVLGTKGDTAEQVAKADVAANAKQSYGGSAYGGITSHQVLAAKPVTVAGQKGYLVRWKAVTSKGADGYVESLAFPSPNDAKQIVVVRFGVDVGQPLSVIDDVTKGIKVSSGGGNGQSV from the coding sequence ATGACGCAGGTGACTCCTCCCGGGTGGTACGCCGACCCCGGGCAGACGAATGACGGTCCGCCCACCGAGCGCTGGTGGGACGGCAAGGCCTGGACGGACCAGACGCGCCCCGCCGGGTCGGCCGCCGCCTGGGGTCCGCCGGGGCAGCCGCCGGCGTACGGCGCACCCGCGGCTCCGTCGGCCTACGGCGCGTACCCGGGGTACGGGTATCCCGCCCAGCCGCCCGCCGGGCCCCGGCGCGGCCTGCGGATCGGCATCGCCGTGGCCGCGGCGGTCGCGGTGCTGGCGAGCATCGGCGTCGGCGCGTACGCGCTCACCCACGACGACGGCGGCAAGGACCGGGCGACCTCGCGGCAGCAGCGGCCGGACGGTCCCGGTGGCGACTCGGGTGGCTCCGGCGGGGACTCGGGCGGGCCGGGCGGGGACTCCCCGTCGCCGGCGCCGTCCGAGGCGCCGAAGGTCAAGGGCGGCGGCACGGTGCAGGACCCGTTCAACGGCATCAGCATGCCCGTGCCGGAGGGCTGGACCGGGCAGACGATCAGGGGCGGCGCGGCGATCACCTCCGACCACGCCTACAAGTGCCCCGGCGCCGCCTCCCAGCAGTGCACTCCGGGCGGCGCCTACTCGGCGCCCGCCCTGGTGCTGGGCACGAAGGGCGACACGGCCGAGCAGGTCGCCAAGGCGGACGTCGCGGCCAACGCCAAGCAGTCCTACGGCGGCTCCGCCTACGGCGGCATCACCTCGCACCAGGTGCTGGCCGCCAAGCCGGTGACGGTGGCCGGGCAGAAGGGGTACCTGGTCCGCTGGAAGGCGGTCACCAGCAAGGGCGCCGACGGCTACGTCGAGTCGCTCGCGTTCCCCTCCCCCAACGACGCCAAGCAGATCGTCGTCGTCCGGTTCGGCGTGGACGTCGGACAGCCGCTGTCCGTGATCGACGACGTCACCAAGGGCATCAAGGTCTCGTCCGGCGGCGGGAACGGCCAGAGCGTCTGA
- a CDS encoding TetR/AcrR family transcriptional regulator, translating into MTSQAADGPETVAASRRSKITPEREREFFDAVLEQIRECGYDSVTMEGVAATTRCSKSTLYRQWRNKPQFVAAALRANRRVRFSGIDTGSLAEDLRQAARTAGDWSGKDTKLLQALGHAVTADHELAQALRDALVTPEIAALQEILGRGVERGEVPAGHPALEYVPAMMFGVLRVRPVLTGEYADSDYLVRFVEATVLPALGLT; encoded by the coding sequence ATGACGTCGCAGGCCGCGGACGGACCGGAGACGGTCGCCGCCTCGCGCCGCTCCAAGATCACGCCCGAGCGTGAGCGGGAGTTCTTCGACGCCGTGCTGGAGCAGATCCGCGAATGCGGCTACGACTCCGTGACCATGGAGGGCGTCGCCGCCACCACCCGGTGCAGCAAGTCCACGCTCTACCGGCAGTGGCGGAACAAGCCGCAGTTCGTCGCCGCCGCGCTGCGCGCCAACCGGCGGGTGCGCTTCAGCGGGATCGACACCGGCTCCCTCGCCGAGGACCTGCGCCAGGCCGCCCGGACCGCCGGCGACTGGTCGGGCAAGGACACCAAGCTGCTGCAGGCGCTCGGGCACGCCGTCACGGCGGACCACGAGCTGGCGCAGGCGCTGCGCGACGCGCTGGTCACCCCGGAGATCGCCGCGCTCCAGGAGATCCTCGGCCGGGGCGTCGAGCGGGGCGAGGTGCCCGCCGGCCACCCCGCGCTGGAGTACGTCCCCGCCATGATGTTCGGCGTCCTGCGCGTCCGCCCGGTGCTCACCGGCGAGTACGCCGACTCCGACTACCTCGTCCGCTTCGTGGAGGCCACCGTGCTGCCCGCACTCGGACTGACCTGA
- a CDS encoding phosphatase PAP2 family protein, with protein sequence MNDRTAPVPAGPAPDATARPPLLREFLLVAGLFLVYKLGRQLATGHTAAAFGDARDVWHLERVLHLPHENAVQTALLHSSTLVHLANTYYATVHFPATLAFLVWLYLRRPAHYVWARRVLAAVTAAALVLPFTFPLAPPRMLTGTGLVDTGRLYGPSVYGPPARDHLSNQFAAMPSLHFGWALMLAIGLIAATRTRWRWLWLLHPLITLVVIVGTANHYWLDAFVATAMLGLALAVLRPPHRTATPGTPGTPGIPAASDTPVDLVKYGRPVPKPSALAGAGR encoded by the coding sequence ATGAACGACCGAACCGCGCCTGTACCGGCGGGGCCGGCACCGGACGCGACCGCGCGACCGCCGCTCCTGCGTGAGTTCTTGCTGGTCGCCGGGCTCTTCCTGGTCTACAAACTCGGCCGGCAGCTGGCCACCGGGCACACCGCGGCCGCCTTCGGCGACGCGCGGGACGTGTGGCACCTCGAACGGGTCCTGCACCTGCCCCACGAGAACGCCGTGCAGACCGCGCTGCTGCACAGCAGCACCCTCGTGCACCTCGCGAACACCTACTACGCGACCGTCCACTTCCCGGCCACGCTGGCCTTCCTGGTCTGGCTCTATCTGCGCCGGCCCGCGCACTACGTGTGGGCCCGCCGGGTGCTCGCCGCGGTGACCGCCGCCGCGCTGGTGCTGCCGTTCACCTTTCCGCTGGCCCCGCCGCGCATGCTGACCGGCACCGGGCTGGTCGACACCGGCCGCCTCTACGGCCCCTCGGTCTACGGCCCGCCCGCCCGCGACCACCTCTCCAACCAGTTCGCCGCGATGCCCTCGCTGCACTTCGGCTGGGCGCTGATGCTGGCGATCGGCCTGATCGCGGCCACCCGGACCCGGTGGCGCTGGCTGTGGCTGCTGCACCCGCTGATCACGCTGGTGGTGATAGTGGGCACCGCGAACCACTACTGGCTCGACGCGTTCGTGGCGACGGCCATGCTCGGCCTGGCCCTGGCGGTCCTCCGCCCGCCGCACCGGACGGCCACCCCAGGCACGCCGGGCACGCCGGGCATCCCGGCCGCGTCGGACACCCCGGTCGACCTGGTGAAGTACGGCCGGCCCGTCCCGAAGCCGTCCGCCCTGGCCGGAGCGGGCCGATGA
- a CDS encoding phospholipid scramblase-related protein — protein sequence MTTQSNTPAGWYPDPHGAADTLRYWDGAQWTAHTNPAQAAGQVPPQAAPQQPAAAFPQQQGADPKVQRQVQQQAGVAAGGPGGGTLFTEPVLVVNQKAKLIEVTNEYKVMDQGGREIGSVVEVGQSALKKVLRFVSSLDQFMTHRLEIRDAYGQPQLVLTRPAKFLKSRVIVTRPDGSPVGEIVQQNMIGKINFAMNAGGQQVGAIKAENWRAWNFAIVDHADNEVARITKTWEGLAKTLFTTADNYVLQIHYQLPEPLLSLVVATALTVDTALKQDSRGLG from the coding sequence GTGACCACGCAATCGAACACTCCTGCAGGCTGGTACCCCGACCCGCACGGGGCGGCCGACACGCTCCGCTACTGGGACGGCGCGCAGTGGACCGCGCACACGAACCCGGCCCAGGCCGCCGGGCAGGTCCCGCCGCAGGCCGCTCCGCAGCAGCCCGCCGCGGCCTTCCCGCAGCAGCAGGGCGCCGACCCCAAGGTCCAGCGACAGGTCCAGCAGCAGGCCGGGGTCGCCGCCGGCGGCCCCGGCGGCGGCACCCTGTTCACCGAGCCGGTCCTGGTGGTGAACCAGAAGGCCAAGCTGATCGAGGTGACCAACGAGTACAAGGTCATGGACCAGGGCGGCCGGGAGATCGGTTCGGTCGTGGAGGTCGGCCAGAGCGCGCTGAAGAAGGTCCTGCGCTTCGTCTCCAGCCTCGACCAGTTCATGACGCACAGGCTGGAGATCCGCGACGCCTACGGCCAGCCGCAGCTGGTGCTCACCCGGCCCGCGAAGTTCCTGAAGTCGCGGGTGATCGTGACGCGTCCGGACGGCTCGCCGGTCGGTGAGATCGTCCAGCAGAACATGATCGGAAAGATCAACTTCGCGATGAACGCGGGCGGGCAGCAGGTCGGCGCGATCAAGGCGGAGAACTGGCGGGCCTGGAACTTCGCGATCGTCGACCACGCGGACAACGAGGTCGCCCGGATCACCAAGACCTGGGAAGGCCTCGCCAAGACGCTGTTCACCACCGCGGACAACTACGTCCTGCAGATCCACTACCAACTCCCCGAGCCGCTCCTGAGCCTCGTGGTGGCGACGGCTTTGACCGTAGACACCGCCCTCAAGCAGGACTCCCGGGGGCTGGGCTAG
- a CDS encoding phospholipase C, phosphocholine-specific — MPEVNRRRFLQLAGATTAFTALSNSIQRAAALPAHHRTGSLQDVEHIVVLMQENRSFDHYFGTMRGVRGFGDPRPVTQNGRSVWHQSDGTKDVLPFHPDADDLGLAFIQDLPHGWNDGHAAFDGGRYDQWVPVKSPTTMAYLTRDDIPFHYALADAFTVCDAYHCSLIGSTDPNRYYMWTGYTGNDGKGGGPVLGNDEAGYGWTTYPERLEAAGVSWKIYQDIGDGLDANGGWGWIADAYRGNYGDNSLLYFNQYRDARPGDPLYDKARTGTDASKGEGFFDRLKADVGAGRLPQVSWVVAPEAFTEHPNWPANYGAWYVSQVLDALTADPDVWARTALLITYDENDGFFDHVVPPHPPTDAGRGRSTVDPALDLFPGGGGYTAGPYGLGQRVPMLVVSPWSKGGYVCSETLDHTSIIRFIERRFGVTEPNISPWRRAVCGDLTAAFDFSRGSTAPVALPSTAGYAPPDHDRHPDYVPKPPAHPALPRQERGSRPTRPLRYAPAVDGAADTAAGKFTLTFASGPCAGAAFLVTSGNRGDGPWTYTTEAGKSLADTWNSVYSGGSYDLAAHGPNGFLRVFKGRNKVAGPEVTARHTGDDITLTFTQHGSGTVRLTLADGYGGSPVTVTVRPGANVRRTVDLAASRRWYDLTVTCEGDPAYLRAFAGHVENGAPGVSDPAIATV; from the coding sequence ATGCCCGAAGTCAACCGGCGCCGATTCCTCCAGCTCGCGGGCGCGACCACCGCGTTCACCGCGCTGTCGAACAGCATCCAGCGCGCCGCCGCTCTGCCCGCCCACCACCGCACGGGCTCCCTCCAGGACGTCGAGCACATCGTCGTCCTCATGCAGGAGAACCGTTCCTTCGACCACTACTTCGGCACGATGAGGGGCGTCCGCGGCTTCGGCGACCCGCGCCCGGTCACGCAGAACGGCAGGTCCGTCTGGCACCAGTCCGACGGCACGAAGGACGTCCTGCCGTTCCACCCGGACGCCGACGACCTCGGCCTGGCGTTCATCCAGGACCTCCCGCACGGCTGGAACGACGGGCACGCCGCGTTCGACGGCGGCCGCTACGACCAGTGGGTGCCGGTCAAGTCGCCGACCACGATGGCGTACCTGACCCGCGACGACATCCCGTTCCACTACGCCCTGGCGGACGCCTTCACCGTGTGCGACGCCTACCACTGCTCGCTCATCGGCTCCACCGACCCCAACCGCTACTACATGTGGACGGGATACACCGGCAACGACGGCAAGGGCGGCGGACCGGTCCTCGGCAACGACGAGGCGGGCTACGGCTGGACGACCTACCCCGAACGCCTGGAGGCGGCCGGCGTCTCCTGGAAGATCTACCAGGACATCGGCGACGGACTGGACGCGAACGGCGGCTGGGGCTGGATCGCCGACGCCTACCGCGGCAACTACGGCGACAACTCGCTGCTCTACTTCAACCAGTACCGCGACGCCCGGCCCGGCGACCCGCTCTACGACAAGGCGCGCACCGGCACCGACGCGAGCAAGGGCGAGGGGTTCTTCGACCGGCTGAAGGCGGACGTCGGCGCGGGCCGGCTGCCGCAGGTCTCCTGGGTCGTCGCCCCGGAAGCCTTCACCGAGCACCCCAACTGGCCGGCCAACTACGGCGCCTGGTACGTCTCCCAGGTCCTGGACGCCCTCACCGCCGACCCCGACGTATGGGCGAGGACCGCGCTGCTGATCACCTACGACGAGAACGACGGCTTCTTCGACCACGTCGTCCCGCCCCACCCGCCGACCGACGCCGGCCGAGGCAGGTCCACCGTCGACCCCGCGCTCGACCTGTTCCCGGGCGGCGGCGGATACACCGCGGGCCCCTACGGCCTCGGCCAGCGGGTGCCGATGCTGGTCGTCTCGCCCTGGAGCAAGGGCGGTTACGTGTGCTCCGAGACCCTCGACCACACCTCGATCATCCGGTTCATCGAGCGCCGCTTCGGCGTGACGGAACCCAACATCTCGCCCTGGCGGCGGGCCGTGTGCGGCGACCTGACCGCAGCGTTCGACTTCTCCCGCGGGAGCACCGCCCCGGTGGCGCTGCCCTCGACGGCCGGCTACGCCCCGCCGGACCACGACCGCCACCCCGACTACGTGCCCAAGCCGCCCGCGCACCCGGCCCTGCCCCGGCAGGAACGCGGCAGCCGGCCCACCCGCCCGCTCCGGTACGCCCCGGCCGTGGACGGCGCCGCGGACACGGCGGCCGGGAAGTTCACGCTCACCTTCGCCTCCGGGCCCTGCGCGGGAGCGGCCTTCCTGGTCACGTCCGGCAACCGCGGCGACGGCCCCTGGACCTACACCACGGAGGCCGGGAAGTCCCTGGCCGACACCTGGAACTCGGTCTACTCGGGCGGCTCCTACGACCTCGCCGCGCACGGTCCGAACGGCTTCCTGCGCGTCTTCAAGGGCCGTAACAAGGTCGCCGGACCCGAGGTGACCGCCCGTCACACCGGCGACGACATCACCCTCACCTTCACCCAGCACGGATCCGGCACCGTGCGGCTGACACTCGCCGACGGCTACGGTGGAAGCCCGGTCACCGTGACCGTGCGGCCCGGCGCGAACGTGCGGCGGACCGTCGACCTGGCGGCGAGCCGGCGCTGGTACGACCTGACGGTCACCTGCGAGGGGGACCCGGCCTACCTGCGCGCGTTCGCCGGGCACGTGGAGAACGGGGCGCCCGGGGTCAGCGACCCCGCCATCGCCACGGTGTGA
- a CDS encoding BTAD domain-containing putative transcriptional regulator, giving the protein MFEVRLLGPVEVWEGNRRAPLGGSRPLAVLGALVVHLGEVVSTERLVDLVWDERAPATAGALVATHVSAARRALNRIGVADVIRTRPRGYVVDLDPGRVDARRFEQLLAGARLEAAGGRPADAVDVLAEALGLWRGQEALEGLGQSFARIESARLAELRLVAHEESFALRLELGRADETIAPLLAHVAAHPLRERARGQLMTALFRTGRLSDALRTYQEGRTLLRDELGIDPGPELRALHQALLTNDTDLPGSPPGRSPAAGRGGDAPSPARGRSTPAGPRTGPWTGPRTGTEWAETGQAGPAPGPGAGWHQGPSADAGADPPPGIGAGADVGPGAAAGPGAGRHPDPGTTAARGWARHAGRGANTDPGEGRHHDALAAGEPAEDGHHSTGAAGRPAEDGHHSTGAAGEPAEDGHHSTGAAGEPAEDGHHSTGAAGEPAEDGHHSAGAAGGPEEGWHHDTGTAGGHGPDQLPGRGPDRFPGQAPGRVPGQRPDRHSGQPPERYSGQGQGPYPGQGGAGAAGPGSGVPIAGAAGPGSGGPFAGAGDAPAQAHAGAGPGEGHRGVPAGAPVAGVVPGPRTEPVPSHLPPDIADFVGRAEQAAWAVGVLRGAGGAGRTAPPIGVISGRSGTGKTALAVHVGHRTAELFPDGRLFIDLRAADATPLQPADALARLLRAMGAGPRTLPAGLEELTGLYRTHIGHRRVLLILDNAAGEAHVRPLLPPGPGSAVLVTSRRRLVALEGAAHLDLAVPDERDALELLRRVAGNERTGAEPDQAAEIVALCGRLPLAVRIAGARLAARPHWPPGRLAGRLRDERRRLNELSAGDLELRSSLELGYQDLAPPERRALRRLALLDLPDFAAWVAAPLLDIGTDDAEEAVERLVDCHFIDVLGVDGTGRTRYRIHDLAREHARERCLSEEGAEERAAAVLRLVACWLDLARKAAARGPGGAARHFPEPAAVRALDPETEESLLARPAAWFAAEQAGLLAAAVHCADHQHVRAARDLAGALMAGSAALYNRFDAWSRSHTAAMTAVRRGGDTQGEAWLLSGLGQLRYEQDDFDASYAYFADALRLFEEPPGTPAGAARALAGMGTARREQARYDEASALLRASLEHYGPAGGVDDSGARARVLYGLGYVHREQGRTEAARQALTEALELYRAAADRHGEGLTLRSLALCHRAEDEHAEAERVLGQVLEIFGELQDTFGTMYTEQSLAKVELRTGRPGRASERLGRCLEVARERRDRFGEALVLRTLGEAHLADGDPAGAREPLERALALWEELRLPLWRARTLWDMAQARAASGEEEEEEEAARGDRAEALAVFRALGCREAMERG; this is encoded by the coding sequence ATGTTCGAGGTACGTCTGCTCGGGCCGGTGGAGGTGTGGGAGGGGAACCGGCGGGCACCGCTGGGCGGTTCGCGGCCTCTCGCCGTCCTCGGCGCCCTGGTCGTGCATCTCGGCGAGGTGGTGTCCACCGAGCGGCTCGTGGACCTCGTCTGGGACGAGCGGGCGCCGGCCACCGCGGGGGCGCTGGTCGCCACGCACGTCTCGGCGGCACGGCGCGCGCTGAACCGGATCGGCGTGGCCGACGTCATCCGCACCCGGCCGCGCGGCTACGTCGTCGACCTCGATCCGGGTCGCGTCGACGCCCGCCGCTTCGAGCAACTCCTCGCCGGCGCACGCCTGGAGGCCGCCGGCGGCCGCCCGGCCGACGCCGTGGACGTCCTGGCCGAGGCGCTCGGGCTGTGGCGCGGCCAGGAGGCCCTGGAGGGGCTCGGGCAGTCGTTCGCGCGGATCGAGTCGGCCCGGCTCGCGGAACTGCGCCTCGTCGCCCACGAGGAGTCGTTCGCGCTGCGGCTGGAGCTGGGCCGCGCGGACGAGACGATCGCCCCGCTGCTCGCCCACGTCGCCGCGCACCCGCTGCGGGAGCGCGCCCGCGGCCAGTTGATGACCGCGCTCTTCCGCACCGGCCGCCTCTCCGACGCCCTGCGCACCTACCAGGAGGGCCGCACACTCCTCCGCGACGAACTGGGCATCGACCCCGGCCCCGAACTACGCGCCCTGCACCAGGCATTGCTCACGAACGACACGGACCTGCCGGGTTCCCCGCCCGGCCGGTCTCCGGCGGCCGGGCGGGGCGGCGACGCCCCGTCCCCCGCACGCGGCCGGTCCACGCCCGCCGGCCCGAGGACGGGGCCTTGGACCGGCCCGAGGACAGGGACAGAGTGGGCAGAGACCGGCCAAGCCGGCCCGGCCCCAGGGCCGGGAGCAGGGTGGCACCAAGGCCCGAGCGCGGACGCGGGCGCCGACCCGCCCCCAGGCATTGGAGCAGGGGCCGACGTCGGGCCTGGCGCAGCCGCCGGACCGGGCGCGGGACGGCACCCCGATCCGGGCACCACGGCCGCGCGAGGGTGGGCCAGGCATGCGGGACGGGGCGCGAACACCGACCCGGGAGAGGGCCGGCACCACGACGCGCTTGCAGCGGGCGAGCCGGCCGAAGACGGCCACCACAGCACAGGTGCAGCGGGCAGGCCGGCCGAAGACGGCCACCACAGCACAGGTGCAGCGGGCGAGCCGGCCGAAGACGGCCACCACAGCACAGGTGCAGCGGGCGAGCCGGCCGAAGACGGCCACCACAGCACAGGTGCAGCGGGCGAGCCGGCCGAAGACGGCCACCACAGCGCAGGTGCGGCGGGCGGGCCGGAAGAAGGCTGGCACCACGACACGGGCACGGCGGGCGGGCACGGGCCGGACCAGCTTCCCGGCCGGGGGCCGGACCGGTTCCCCGGACAGGCGCCGGGCCGGGTTCCCGGACAGCGGCCGGATCGACATTCCGGACAACCTCCAGAGCGGTATTCCGGGCAGGGGCAGGGCCCGTATCCCGGGCAGGGCGGTGCCGGGGCCGCAGGGCCGGGGTCCGGCGTCCCCATCGCGGGGGCCGCAGGGCCGGGGTCCGGCGGGCCGTTCGCCGGGGCTGGGGACGCCCCCGCCCAGGCCCACGCGGGTGCCGGGCCCGGGGAGGGGCACCGGGGCGTGCCTGCCGGGGCCCCCGTCGCCGGTGTCGTGCCCGGGCCGCGCACGGAGCCCGTGCCCTCTCATCTGCCGCCCGACATCGCCGACTTCGTGGGGCGGGCCGAGCAGGCCGCGTGGGCGGTCGGGGTGTTGCGGGGGGCGGGCGGTGCCGGGCGGACCGCGCCGCCGATCGGGGTGATCTCCGGGCGGTCCGGCACCGGCAAGACCGCGCTCGCCGTGCACGTGGGCCACCGCACCGCCGAACTCTTCCCGGACGGGCGCCTGTTCATCGACCTGCGGGCCGCCGACGCCACCCCGCTGCAGCCCGCCGACGCGCTTGCCCGGCTGCTGCGGGCCATGGGCGCGGGGCCCCGGACGCTGCCCGCCGGCCTGGAGGAGCTGACCGGACTGTACCGCACCCACATCGGGCACCGCCGGGTGCTGCTCATCCTGGACAACGCGGCCGGCGAGGCGCACGTACGACCGCTGCTGCCACCCGGGCCCGGCTCGGCCGTGCTCGTCACCAGCAGGCGCCGGCTGGTGGCGCTGGAGGGCGCCGCGCACCTGGATCTCGCCGTGCCCGACGAGCGGGACGCGCTGGAACTGCTGAGGCGCGTGGCCGGAAACGAGCGGACGGGCGCCGAGCCGGACCAGGCCGCCGAGATCGTCGCCCTGTGCGGCCGGCTGCCCCTCGCGGTGCGCATCGCGGGGGCCCGGCTCGCCGCCCGCCCGCACTGGCCGCCGGGCCGGCTCGCCGGCCGGCTGCGCGACGAGCGCCGCCGCCTCAACGAACTCAGCGCCGGCGACCTGGAACTGCGCTCCAGCCTGGAACTCGGCTACCAGGACCTCGCCCCGCCCGAGCGGCGGGCACTGCGCCGGCTGGCCCTGCTGGACCTGCCCGACTTCGCCGCGTGGGTGGCCGCCCCGCTCCTCGACATCGGCACCGACGACGCCGAGGAGGCCGTCGAACGGCTGGTGGACTGCCACTTCATCGACGTCCTCGGCGTCGACGGGACCGGCCGGACCCGCTATCGCATCCACGACCTGGCCCGCGAACACGCCCGGGAGCGCTGCCTGTCCGAGGAGGGCGCCGAGGAACGGGCGGCGGCCGTGCTGCGCCTGGTGGCCTGCTGGCTGGACCTCGCCAGGAAGGCCGCCGCCCGCGGTCCGGGCGGTGCGGCCCGGCACTTCCCGGAGCCGGCCGCCGTACGCGCCCTCGACCCGGAGACCGAGGAGTCGCTGCTGGCGCGGCCGGCGGCCTGGTTCGCCGCCGAGCAGGCCGGCCTGCTCGCCGCCGCCGTCCACTGCGCCGACCACCAGCACGTGCGCGCCGCCCGAGATCTCGCGGGGGCGCTGATGGCCGGCTCGGCCGCCCTCTACAACCGGTTCGACGCCTGGTCCCGCTCCCACACCGCAGCCATGACGGCGGTCCGCCGCGGCGGCGACACCCAGGGCGAGGCCTGGCTCCTCAGCGGCCTCGGCCAGCTCCGCTACGAGCAGGACGACTTCGACGCCTCGTACGCCTACTTCGCCGACGCGCTCCGCCTGTTCGAGGAGCCCCCCGGCACACCGGCCGGCGCGGCCCGCGCCCTCGCCGGCATGGGCACCGCCCGGCGCGAACAGGCGCGGTACGACGAGGCGTCGGCGCTCCTGCGGGCCTCGCTGGAGCACTACGGCCCCGCCGGCGGCGTCGACGACAGCGGCGCCCGGGCGCGGGTGCTGTACGGCCTGGGGTACGTGCACCGCGAGCAGGGCCGTACGGAAGCCGCCCGGCAGGCGCTCACCGAGGCCCTGGAGCTGTACCGCGCGGCGGCCGACCGGCACGGCGAGGGCCTCACCCTGCGCTCGCTGGCCCTGTGCCACCGCGCGGAGGACGAACACGCCGAGGCCGAGCGGGTGTTGGGGCAGGTGTTGGAGATCTTCGGCGAGCTGCAGGACACCTTCGGGACGATGTACACCGAGCAGTCGCTGGCCAAGGTGGAGCTGCGCACGGGCCGTCCCGGCCGGGCCAGCGAACGGCTCGGCCGCTGTCTGGAGGTGGCCCGGGAGCGGCGGGACCGGTTCGGCGAGGCACTGGTGCTGCGCACCCTCGGCGAGGCGCACCTCGCGGACGGCGACCCGGCCGGGGCCCGCGAGCCCCTGGAACGGGCGCTGGCGCTCTGGGAGGAGCTGCGGCTGCCCCTGTGGCGGGCGCGGACCCTGTGGGACATGGCTCAGGCGCGGGCGGCATCCGGCGAGGAAGAGGAGGAGGAAGAGGCGGCGCGCGGGGACCGGGCGGAGGCGCTGGCGGTGTTCCGTGCCCTGGGCTGCAGGGAGGCCATGGAGCGCGGCTGA
- a CDS encoding M15 family metallopeptidase: MTDIITLSDPRVAQVTEQECGEPLVDLRTTTPELRLDPRQADDTGAYAHLRSGALRRLVHAQRLLPAGVRFLVVEGYRPPDLQRRYFDSYAAALRATRPDAGPGLIRELASAYISPPEVAPHVSGGAVDLTLCAEDGTELPLGTEVNATPEESAGACRTSAPGLDAEARANRALMDRALTAAGFVNYPTEWWHWSYGDRYWALLSDAPAARYGPAAPPARAA; the protein is encoded by the coding sequence GTGACGGACATCATCACGCTCTCCGACCCGCGGGTCGCCCAGGTCACCGAGCAGGAGTGCGGTGAACCCCTGGTCGACCTGCGCACCACGACACCCGAACTGCGCCTGGATCCGCGCCAGGCCGACGACACCGGCGCCTACGCCCATCTCAGGTCCGGCGCGCTGCGCCGCCTGGTGCACGCCCAGCGGCTGCTGCCGGCCGGGGTGCGCTTCCTGGTGGTGGAGGGGTACCGGCCGCCGGACCTCCAGCGGCGCTACTTCGACAGCTACGCGGCGGCCCTGCGCGCGACCCGCCCGGACGCCGGCCCCGGCCTGATCCGCGAACTCGCGAGCGCCTACATCTCCCCGCCGGAGGTGGCCCCGCACGTCAGCGGCGGAGCGGTGGACCTGACGCTGTGCGCCGAGGACGGCACGGAGCTGCCGCTGGGCACCGAGGTCAACGCGACCCCGGAGGAGAGCGCGGGCGCCTGCCGCACCTCGGCCCCCGGCCTCGACGCCGAGGCCCGCGCCAACCGGGCCCTGATGGACCGGGCCCTGACCGCGGCCGGGTTCGTCAACTACCCGACGGAGTGGTGGCACTGGTCGTACGGCGACCGGTACTGGGCCCTGCTCAGCGACGCCCCGGCCGCCCGCTACGGCCCGGCCGCCCCACCCGCCCGGGCCGCCTGA
- a CDS encoding RNA polymerase sigma factor gives MKTSGGACPGPASRTAGHVGPDQFDAAFTADMPRLRRRLLALTGDPHDADDLLQETYLRLSRRARGQGLTPQRHPYAYTCAVALNLLRDSWLHPSRRERATDRLPEAGWDGGLGSYEAGATALALLRLLSPKEAAAVILVDLEGLSHDSAGERLGAHRGTVQRNRMRALAKMRAALLP, from the coding sequence ATGAAGACGAGCGGTGGCGCCTGCCCAGGCCCCGCTTCCCGTACCGCCGGCCACGTCGGACCGGACCAGTTCGACGCGGCCTTCACCGCCGACATGCCGCGACTGCGCAGACGCCTGCTCGCGCTGACCGGCGATCCGCACGACGCCGACGACCTGCTGCAGGAGACGTATCTGCGGCTCTCCCGGCGGGCCCGCGGCCAGGGGCTGACGCCGCAGCGGCACCCGTACGCCTACACCTGCGCCGTCGCCCTCAATCTGCTGCGCGACTCCTGGCTGCACCCCTCCCGGCGGGAACGGGCCACGGACCGGCTGCCGGAGGCGGGCTGGGACGGCGGGCTCGGCTCGTACGAGGCCGGCGCCACGGCTCTCGCGCTGCTGAGGCTGCTCTCCCCCAAGGAGGCGGCCGCGGTGATCCTCGTGGACTTGGAGGGGCTGAGCCACGACTCCGCCGGTGAGCGCCTCGGCGCGCACCGCGGCACGGTGCAGCGCAACAGGATGCGCGCACTGGCGAAGATGCGGGCCGCGCTCCTGCCGTAG